AGAGAAGGGATATGATTTAGAGGGAATTTTAAGAAAAATTGAGAATATATATGGGAGAAAGATATGAAAAAAAAGATATTGATAGCTTCTTATGATTTAGAAATAGGTGGAGTAGAGAGAAGCTTAATCTCAATGTTAAATAACTTTGATTATGAGAGATATGATGTAGAACTACTACTCTATAATCATAGCGGTGAGTTTATGCCTCTAATACTAAAAGATGTAAAGCTACTACCTGAAAATACAAAGTATAAAAGTATAAGATTGGGTATAGGGACTTTGATTAAAGCTGGTGAATATAATTTAGCTTTTCAAAGGTTGAGAGCTAAATATGGTTATGAATATAGAAAAGATAAATCGCTTGATGATACATATCAGATGCAACTTATGTGGAAGTATTGTAATCCATATTTTCCTAAGGTAGAGGAGGAGTATGATGTAGCTATAAGTTATCTATGGCCACATAATTTTGTAGCTGAAAAGGTAAGGGCTAAGAAGAAGATAGCTTGGATACATACTGATTACTCAAATATAAGCCCAGATAGAAATATAGATCTAGAGGTATGGGATAAATTTGACTCTATAGTTGGAGTTTCAGAAAAATGTGTAGCAACATTTTTAAAACTATATCCTAGTTTGAAAAAAAAATGTGTAGTTGTTGAAAATATAACCTCTCCAGAATTTATAAGAAAAATGAGTGAAGAACAGGTTAGCGAAGAGTTTGAAAAAGATAAGTTTAATCTTTTGACAGTGGCTAGATTTTCTCATGCTAAGGGAATAGATCAAGGAGTAGAGGCTATAAGGCTACTAAGAGATAGAGGAATAAATAATATTAAATGGTACATAGTAGGTTATGGAGGAGATGAAAATAAAATTAGAGAGCTTATAACTAGATATTCTCTTGAAAATATGATAGAGATACTTGGAAAAAGAGATAATCCATATCCATATATGAAGATGTGTGATCTATATATGCAACCATCTAGATATGAGGGAAAAGCAGTAACGGTGGTTGAAGCTCAAATATTAGCAAAGCCAATACTTATTACAAACTATCCAACAGCTCATAGTCAAGTTGTTGGCGAAGTAGATGGAGAAATTTGTGAACTATCAATAGAAGGAATTGCTAATGGAATTGAGAAATTTTATAGAGATAGAGAGCTTTTAGAGAGATATAGATCTAATTGTGAAGATAGAAATTATGAAAATAAAGAGGAATTAAAAAAATTATATAAAGTTTTTGAATAAATTAGAATATAGGAGAGAAAATGCAACCTAAAATAAGTGTAATAGTACCAATATATAATGGTGAAAGTTATATAGAAAGGTGTATAAACTCAATTTTAAATCAAACTTTTCAAGATTTTGAATTAATATTGATTGATGATGGCTCTAAGGATAATAGCTTAGAAATGTTAAAAAAATTTGAACAGATAGAAAAGATAAAAGTATATTATCAAAATAATAAAGGACCATCAGCTGCAAGAAATAAAGGTATAGAGAAAGCTATTGGTAAATATTTGATTTTTATAGATATAGATGATTGGATAGAAGATGATTATATAGAAAGTTTACTCAATGAAATAGAAAATAACAAATTAGATTTTGTAACTATTGGATATAATGATATATCTAAATATGGAGTATTTAGTGTAAATGATTTTTATAAAAAAAATAAAATTTTAACGAAACAAGAAATTCTTTTAAATATTTTTAATGGAACAGGGGGAGTTCCCTGGGGAAAGATTTATAAAAGAAATATAATTATAGCTAATAAAATAAAGATGAATGAAAATATTTTTATGTGTGAAGATCAACTTTTTGTTTTAGAATATTGTTTGAATTCAAAAAAAATTGGGAATTTGAATTTAAATAAATATAATTATAATAGATTAAATGAAAATAGCATATCAAATAAGTTGAATTTAACATACTATAAAAATTTTTTGTTATATTTAAAAGAGTTAGAAAAAATTTTAGTAGAATATAAAGTAAATAAAAGAATAACTGATCAAATAAAAATTAAAAAAGTTAACAGTATCTACGAAGGAATACTGATAAATCTTTATAAAAGTTCAAAAAAAGATAAAATAAAATATCTAAAGCTTTTTTCTCAAGAATTAAATAAAAATTATTTTTATTTAGAAAATACAGAGCTACTAAAACAATTAAAAATGGGAAAAGTATATAGAGTACATTTTTTATTAAAATTAATTATAGTGAAAAGAAAAGCTATAGATTTTTTTAAATTAGTACTAAGAAGAAACTTAATTAATATTAACCAAAGAAACAAATGAAAAATTTTAGATTTATTAAAAGAAAAAATTTATAATAAAAAAGGAGAATAAATATATAAACTAAATGAAGAAAAAAATATTATTTGTAATAGAATCTTTAGAATGTGGTGGTTCTGAAAAAAGTTTGATAACATTATTATCGTGTATAAATTTCTCTAAGTATGAAGTAGATTTACAATTATTTTCATATGGTGGAGAGTTAGAGGAAATAATACCAAAGGAGGTTAATTTATTAAAGCCTTTGAAGTATACAGAATTTTGTAAAAGTTCTTTAATAGAATTAAAAAATATGAAAAAGTTTAAATATTTAATAGCAAGAGTTATTTTTTCAATAGCATTAAGAGTAAAAAAAAGAGGAGTAAAAGAAACAGCTAGGTTATTTTGGAAGATAAATCAAAATAATTTTTCAAAAGAAAAACAAAAATATGATATTGCAATAGCTTATGCTCAAGGAATTCCAACTTTTTATGTAGCTGATAAAATAAAAGCAACAAAAAAGATAGCATGGATAAATACAATTTATAATTTAAAAGGAATAGAAAAAAAATATCAAGAGAAAAAGTATAAAAAATTTGATCATATAGTATTAGTTTCAGAGGCAGCTAAATGTATTTTTGAACAAGTTTATCCTAATTTAAAAAATAATTTAAAAATAATTTATGATATTATCAGTTTAAGAACAATAGTAGAAATGTCCAAAATAGGGAAAAAAATAATAAGTAGAAATGAATTAAAGATTTTAACAATAGGAAGATTAGATAAAAGTAAGGGATATGATATAGCTTTAGGAGCTTGTAAGATTTTAAAAGATAAAGGAATAAAATTCAAATGGTATATTTTAGGTAAAGGTCCATTAAAAGAGGAGATAGAGAAAAAAATAGATGAATTAGGATTAAAAGAATATTTTATTCTTTTAGGGGTAACATCTAATCCATATGGATATATAAAGAGTGCAGACATATATGTACAAACCTCTAGATTTGAGGGATTTGGATTAGCAATAGCTGAGGCAAGGATTTTAAATGTTCCAGTAGTAACAACAGAGTTTGATGCTGTATATAATCAGATGGTACAAAGAAAAAATGGAATAGTTACACAGATGAATGCTCAAAGTGTTGCAGATGGAATAATGGAATTGATAGAGAATAAAGAGTTAAAAAATTCTATTATTGAATATTTAAAAAATGAAAAAAAAGGAAATCTAGAAGAGTATGAAAAATTTGAAAAACTTATAGAGGAATAGAATGAAGAAAAAAATATTATTTATGGTTATCAGTATGAACATTGGTGGAGTAGAAAAAGCACTTTTAAATATGTTAAAAACAATGGATTCTTCTCAAAATGAAGTAACAGTACTGATGCTAGAGAAAAAAGGTGGGTTTTTAAATTCTTTACCTGATTGGGTCAAGGTAGATGAATTATTATACTATAAGGATATAAAAGAAGAATTTAATAAACCACCTAAAGATTTAATATTAGGCTATTTAAAAAGTGGAAAGATATTTAGAGCTATCTATCTCTTCATAATATCTCTATTTTGTAAATTAAAAGGGGATAGAGAGCTACTATTAAAAGCACTTTTTTCTAAATATCCAGATTATATAAGAGAGTATGATAAAGCAATAGCCTATGCAGGACCTATGGCACTAATAGATTACTATATAGCTAATAAAGTAAAAGCAAAGAAGAAATTAGGATGGATACATTTTGATATTACTACAGTTGGAGTAGATAGAAATTTATTAAGGAAACTATATAAAAAATTTGATGAGATAAATATTGTTTCAAAGGATGCTAAAGAGAAATTTGATTCAGTATTTCCTGAATTTAAAAATAAAACAAAGGTTTTTTATAATGTAATCTTAAAAGAGGAAATTTTAAAATTAGCAGGGGAGAAAGGATTTGATGATAATTATACTGGATTAAGACTTCTCACTGTTGGAAGAATATCAAAAGAAAAGGGACAAGATTTAGCTATAGAAGCATTGAAAAAAATATTAGATAGAGGAATAGATGCTAAACTCTACTTAGTAGGAACAGGAAATTTTGAAAAAGAGTGTAAAAAATTGGCTATTAATTTAGGAATAGAAGATAGAGTAGTATTTTTAGGAGCAAAGAGTAATCCATATCCATATATGAAAGAGTGTGATATATATATTCAGCCATCAAGATATGAAGGATACTGTATAACTTTAGCAGAGGCACTAATATTTGATAAAAAAATAGTAGCTACTAAATTTACAGGAGCTTTAGAACAGCTAAAAGGAAAAGAGAATAGTCAAATTTGTGATTATACATCAGAAAGTATTAGTGAGGGAATATTAAAATTATTAGTTTAGATATAAACAAATTACAGAGTGAGGTATATATGAAAAACAATATTTGGTATGATCGATATTTAGTATTAAAAGATAGAATTAAAAGAAAAAAAAATAAATTATTATATTTTAATCAATTAAAGAAAATAAAAGTAAAAAACACAGATGAAACTTTAGATAGAATTTTAAATGGAAACTATTCGGTGTTAAGATTGGGTGATGGTGAATTAAACCTTATTTTTGGAGAAAATTTAAAATTTCAAAACTATAATGAGAGTTTAGAGAGAGAGTTAAGAGAAGTATTAATAGATAATAATAAAGAATTATTAGTATGTTTACCAGATATATTTAATGGATTAGATATCTATACAGAAAAAGCTAAAAAGTTTTGGTTGGAATATTTAGAAAGAAAAATTAATAAAATATTAAAAGTAATAGATATGGAAAAGGTATATTATGATACACAGATATCAAGATTTTATATAGATGTATCAAATAAGAAAAAGGTTAAAGAAAGAATAGATAAAATAAAAAAAATTTGGCAAGGGCAAGAAATTATATTGGTTGAAGGAGAAAAGTCGAGATTAGGCGTGGGGAATGATTTGTTTAAGAATGCACAGAAAATAGAAAGAATACTATGTCCTTCACATCAAGCATATTCAATTATTGATAAAATAGAGAAGAGAGTTTTAAAAGAAAATAAAAACAAATTAATATTTTTAGCATTAGGTCCGACAGCAACAGTATTAGGATATAGACTATTTAAAAAAGGATATAGAGTATTGGATATTGGACATATAGATATAGAGTATGAATGGTACTTAAAAGGAGTACAAGAGAAAATAGCAATAGATAAAAAATATATAGGAGAGGTATCTTCTTTAGAAGCTATAGAAGAGTATAGAGATAAAGAATACGAAGAACAAATTTTAGATAAAATATTAAATTAAGAGAAACAGGGAGAGAATATGCCAAAGATAAGTGTAATAGTACCAGTGTATAATGTAGAAAAATATCTAAGAAAATGTATAGAATCAATATTAAATCAAACTTTTAGAGAATTTGAATTGATATTGGTAGATGATGGCTCAACAGATAGCAGTGGAAAAATATGTGATGAATATGCTTTGAAAGACAGTAGAATAAAAGTTATTCATAAAGAAAATGGAGGAGCTTCTTCAGCAAGAAACGCAGGACTGGATGTAGCTAAAGGAGAGTATATAGGATTTGTGGATAGTGATGATTGGATAGAAATGGATATGTATGGAGAATTATATAGATTAATTAAAGAAAATAATACTGATATTTCAGTATGTGGTATTAATAATATAAAAGATATAAAATATAAAAATGAAAATTTGAAAGAAAAAATACAAATTATAAAAAAAGAAGGGGAAGAGTTTAAAAAAAATAGATATGGAGAATATTACTTAGGGGTAAGTGTTTGGAATAAATTATATAGAAAAGAAGTAATAGAAGATATTAGATTTTTAAAAGACAGAATTTATGAAGACTTACCTTTTGGAATAGAGGTGTTTGCAAAAATAAAGTCATATGTATATACAAGTAAAAAATTATATAATTATTTTCAATTAAATGAAAGTACAACAAGAAGTAAAATATCATTAAAGCATCTTTCTATATTAAAAAATACATTATATTGTTACGAAAAAGTTTCAGAAGAGTATAAACAGATGTTTTTGAATAATATAGTAGGAAATTGTATATATATTTGTGTAGTTGTTGTTAATGAGAAAAGTATTTTAGAAAATAAAAATTTATTAAAAGGGATGAAGGAGATTTTAGTAAGTAATAAAAACTTAATAAAAAAAATAGAGTATAAAAATTTTAAGGAAAAGTTACAGTTTGAAGTAATAAAAATGAGTCCGGTTTTATTTTGTAAATTATATACATTTGGTAAAAAGATAAAAAAAATATTTAGGAGTTGATTAAATGGAAATAAGTATAATAGTGCCAGTATATAATGTAGAAAAATATTTAGGGAAATGTATAGAGTCAATACTAAATCAAACATTTAGAGATTTTGAATTGATATTGGTAGATGATGGCTCAACAGATAGTAGTGGAAAAATATGTGATGAATATAGTTTGAAGGATAGTAGAATAAAAGTTATCCATAAAGAAAATGGTGGATTATCTTCAGCAAGAAATACAGGACTGGATATAGCTAAAGGAGAATATATAGGCTTTGTAGATAGTGATGACTGGATAGAAATGGATATGTATGAAATACTATATAAATTAATAAAAACAAGTGGTAAAGATATGGCGAATATAGGCTTTTCTGCAATATATGAAGATAGAATTGAAAAATGGACTGATAACAAAAAAATTATATTAAATCGTGAAGAAAGTTTAATAGAACTTTTAAAGCATAGATATTTTGGAAATTATATTTGGGCAAATTTATATTCTAAAAAAATCTTTAAGAATATTAGATTTACAGAAAAAATAAAATTTGAAGATATAGATATTATGTATAAGCTATTGAATAATTCAAATGGAATAGTTTCACAAGGAATAAGTAAGTATAACTATATTCAAAGAAAAGATTCAACTATTGATGAATTTTTTTCTAAAAAATATATGGAGGATTTCAATATTCAAAAAATATATTTTTCTAGAGAGATTTGGTTTAAAGAAAATTATCCTCAAATATATAAAAAATATAATGAATATCTGTATAATAAGAAAATATTTTTTCTTTCTTATGATTTATTAGTACATCAAATTATAAAAAAATCTACAAATAAAGAAATAGATAAAATAATAAATATATTGAATATTCATTTTAAAGAAAATTTAAAATTAAAAATAGGGAAATTAATAAAAATAAGATTAATATTATTAAAAATAAGTAAAAGTTTATTTAAGTGGTCATATAATCGGAGAAATATTAATGATTAAAATAAGTATAATAGTACCAGTGTATAATGTGGAAAAATATCTAAGAAAATGTATAGATTCGATTTTAAATCAAACATTTAAAGATTTTGAATTGATATTGGTAGATGATGGCTCAACAGATAGTAGTGGAAAAATATGTGATGAATATAGTTTGAAGGATAGTAGAATAAAAGTTATCCATAAAGAAAATGGTGGACAATCCTCAGCCAGAAATATGGGACTAGATGTCGCCCAAGGAGAATACATAGGATTTGTAGATAGTGATGACTGGATAGAAAAAGATATGTATGAAATTTTATACAGGAATTGTAAAATGAAAGATGGGGATATAGGGATAATTGGAATAAATTTTGTTTATAATAATAGAGTAAGAAAAGGTTTAGAATATCCTTTACAAAGTTGGAAAAAGAAAGAGGGTATGTATAAATTAATAGAACATAAATATTTTGGTAATTATTTTTGTTCTAAAATTTTTTCAAGAAAATTATTTAAAAATATTAGATTCAAAGAAGGAATAATTTATGAAGATATTGATCTAATGTATAAATTAATTCATAAATCTGACATTATAGTAGCAGAAGGAGTAATGAAATATAATTATTTACAAAGAGAAGGAAGTACTGTAAGGAATAAAGATTTTAATTGTGATGAGTTTTATGTAAAAAAAGAAAGGATAAAATTTTTAGAGAAATACTATCCTTCTACTCTAAATCCAGCAGAAAAAGATTTATTTTTTACAGCATTAAAAAGTTTAGAGAATAGTAGAAAATTAGATAAAAATTTTAAAGAAATAGTAAGAGTTTTAAAGAAATATTATATATATACATTTGACTCTAAAATTCCTGTTAAAACGAAGATAGTTTTAACATTGTTAAAAATAAATAAATCATTATACAATATTTTTAATAATTTCTTTGGTAAAAAAGGAGAGAGAAATGCCTAAAATAAGTATAATAGTACCAGTATATAATGTAGAAAAATATTTGAGAAAATGTGTAGATTCAATTTTGAATCAAACGTTTAAAGATTTTGAATTGATATTAGTAGATGATGGCTCAATAGATACTAGTGGAAAAATATGTGATGAATATAATTTGAAGGACAATAGAATAAAAGTTATCCATAAAGAAAATGGTGGACTATCTTCAGCAAGAAATGCAGGACTAGATATAGCTCAAGGAGAATATATAGGATTTGTAGATAGTGATGATTGGATAGAATTAGATATGTATGAAGAGTTATATAAAATTTGTAAAGAAAATGATACAGATGTAGGAATAGTTGGAATAAATTATGGTGGAGCTTCAGAAAAGAAAAAGAGTAAAAAAATAGAAATATATTCTAATAAATTAATTTTAGATGATCTAGTATATAATAAAGGAAAAGAGATAACTTGGCCTGCTTGGAATAAATTATGGTTAAAAAAAGTAATTGGAGAGTCAAGATTTAAAGAGGGAAGAATATATGAAGATGGATTATTTTTATATTCTTTGAGTTCCAAAATCAAAAAAGTAGCAAAGATAGATTATGAAGCTTATAATTATAGAATGGATAATGAAAGTATTACAAGAAGTAAAATTTCAAAAAAACAAGTAGATTTTTTATATAATACTTTAGATATTTATAAATTTTTACCTTCACCATACAAAGAAGAGATGTTTATAAGAGATTTGATAAGATATACTGAGTATATTTTATTAGAGATGATTAAACAAAAAAATATAAATAAAGATATCATAAAAGAGATAAAAAAATTTTATAATGATAATTTTAAAATGGTAAAAAAAGAAAATAAACTAAGTGGATTTTTAAAATGGAAACTATTTGTTTTAAGTAAATATCCTAAAATTTATATATTATTAAAAAAACTAACAAAAAGATATTAAAGGAAAGAGAGAAAATGAATAATAGAATAGAATGGATAGATATGGCAAAAGGATATGGAGTAATTTTAGTAATACTAGGTCATTTTGGATTGGAAAAATTGGGATATTGGATATATTCTTTTCATATGCCATTATTTTTCTTTTTGGCTGGTTATGTATTTAAAGAAAAACTAAAAATAAAAGATTTTGTATTAAAAAGAATAAAGAAGT
This is a stretch of genomic DNA from Candidatus Fusobacterium pullicola. It encodes these proteins:
- a CDS encoding glycosyltransferase; amino-acid sequence: MPKISIIVPVYNVEKYLRKCVDSILNQTFKDFELILVDDGSIDTSGKICDEYNLKDNRIKVIHKENGGLSSARNAGLDIAQGEYIGFVDSDDWIELDMYEELYKICKENDTDVGIVGINYGGASEKKKSKKIEIYSNKLILDDLVYNKGKEITWPAWNKLWLKKVIGESRFKEGRIYEDGLFLYSLSSKIKKVAKIDYEAYNYRMDNESITRSKISKKQVDFLYNTLDIYKFLPSPYKEEMFIRDLIRYTEYILLEMIKQKNINKDIIKEIKKFYNDNFKMVKKENKLSGFLKWKLFVLSKYPKIYILLKKLTKRY
- a CDS encoding glycosyltransferase, coding for MIKISIIVPVYNVEKYLRKCIDSILNQTFKDFELILVDDGSTDSSGKICDEYSLKDSRIKVIHKENGGQSSARNMGLDVAQGEYIGFVDSDDWIEKDMYEILYRNCKMKDGDIGIIGINFVYNNRVRKGLEYPLQSWKKKEGMYKLIEHKYFGNYFCSKIFSRKLFKNIRFKEGIIYEDIDLMYKLIHKSDIIVAEGVMKYNYLQREGSTVRNKDFNCDEFYVKKERIKFLEKYYPSTLNPAEKDLFFTALKSLENSRKLDKNFKEIVRVLKKYYIYTFDSKIPVKTKIVLTLLKINKSLYNIFNNFFGKKGERNA
- a CDS encoding glycosyltransferase, giving the protein MEISIIVPVYNVEKYLGKCIESILNQTFRDFELILVDDGSTDSSGKICDEYSLKDSRIKVIHKENGGLSSARNTGLDIAKGEYIGFVDSDDWIEMDMYEILYKLIKTSGKDMANIGFSAIYEDRIEKWTDNKKIILNREESLIELLKHRYFGNYIWANLYSKKIFKNIRFTEKIKFEDIDIMYKLLNNSNGIVSQGISKYNYIQRKDSTIDEFFSKKYMEDFNIQKIYFSREIWFKENYPQIYKKYNEYLYNKKIFFLSYDLLVHQIIKKSTNKEIDKIINILNIHFKENLKLKIGKLIKIRLILLKISKSLFKWSYNRRNIND
- a CDS encoding glycosyltransferase; this encodes MKKKILFMVISMNIGGVEKALLNMLKTMDSSQNEVTVLMLEKKGGFLNSLPDWVKVDELLYYKDIKEEFNKPPKDLILGYLKSGKIFRAIYLFIISLFCKLKGDRELLLKALFSKYPDYIREYDKAIAYAGPMALIDYYIANKVKAKKKLGWIHFDITTVGVDRNLLRKLYKKFDEINIVSKDAKEKFDSVFPEFKNKTKVFYNVILKEEILKLAGEKGFDDNYTGLRLLTVGRISKEKGQDLAIEALKKILDRGIDAKLYLVGTGNFEKECKKLAINLGIEDRVVFLGAKSNPYPYMKECDIYIQPSRYEGYCITLAEALIFDKKIVATKFTGALEQLKGKENSQICDYTSESISEGILKLLV
- a CDS encoding SP_1767 family glycosyltransferase; this encodes MKNNIWYDRYLVLKDRIKRKKNKLLYFNQLKKIKVKNTDETLDRILNGNYSVLRLGDGELNLIFGENLKFQNYNESLERELREVLIDNNKELLVCLPDIFNGLDIYTEKAKKFWLEYLERKINKILKVIDMEKVYYDTQISRFYIDVSNKKKVKERIDKIKKIWQGQEIILVEGEKSRLGVGNDLFKNAQKIERILCPSHQAYSIIDKIEKRVLKENKNKLIFLALGPTATVLGYRLFKKGYRVLDIGHIDIEYEWYLKGVQEKIAIDKKYIGEVSSLEAIEEYRDKEYEEQILDKILN
- a CDS encoding glycosyltransferase, whose translation is MPKISVIVPVYNVEKYLRKCIESILNQTFREFELILVDDGSTDSSGKICDEYALKDSRIKVIHKENGGASSARNAGLDVAKGEYIGFVDSDDWIEMDMYGELYRLIKENNTDISVCGINNIKDIKYKNENLKEKIQIIKKEGEEFKKNRYGEYYLGVSVWNKLYRKEVIEDIRFLKDRIYEDLPFGIEVFAKIKSYVYTSKKLYNYFQLNESTTRSKISLKHLSILKNTLYCYEKVSEEYKQMFLNNIVGNCIYICVVVVNEKSILENKNLLKGMKEILVSNKNLIKKIEYKNFKEKLQFEVIKMSPVLFCKLYTFGKKIKKIFRS
- a CDS encoding glycosyltransferase; translated protein: MQPKISVIVPIYNGESYIERCINSILNQTFQDFELILIDDGSKDNSLEMLKKFEQIEKIKVYYQNNKGPSAARNKGIEKAIGKYLIFIDIDDWIEDDYIESLLNEIENNKLDFVTIGYNDISKYGVFSVNDFYKKNKILTKQEILLNIFNGTGGVPWGKIYKRNIIIANKIKMNENIFMCEDQLFVLEYCLNSKKIGNLNLNKYNYNRLNENSISNKLNLTYYKNFLLYLKELEKILVEYKVNKRITDQIKIKKVNSIYEGILINLYKSSKKDKIKYLKLFSQELNKNYFYLENTELLKQLKMGKVYRVHFLLKLIIVKRKAIDFFKLVLRRNLININQRNK
- a CDS encoding glycosyltransferase is translated as MITLLSCINFSKYEVDLQLFSYGGELEEIIPKEVNLLKPLKYTEFCKSSLIELKNMKKFKYLIARVIFSIALRVKKRGVKETARLFWKINQNNFSKEKQKYDIAIAYAQGIPTFYVADKIKATKKIAWINTIYNLKGIEKKYQEKKYKKFDHIVLVSEAAKCIFEQVYPNLKNNLKIIYDIISLRTIVEMSKIGKKIISRNELKILTIGRLDKSKGYDIALGACKILKDKGIKFKWYILGKGPLKEEIEKKIDELGLKEYFILLGVTSNPYGYIKSADIYVQTSRFEGFGLAIAEARILNVPVVTTEFDAVYNQMVQRKNGIVTQMNAQSVADGIMELIENKELKNSIIEYLKNEKKGNLEEYEKFEKLIEE
- a CDS encoding glycosyltransferase — encoded protein: MKKKILIASYDLEIGGVERSLISMLNNFDYERYDVELLLYNHSGEFMPLILKDVKLLPENTKYKSIRLGIGTLIKAGEYNLAFQRLRAKYGYEYRKDKSLDDTYQMQLMWKYCNPYFPKVEEEYDVAISYLWPHNFVAEKVRAKKKIAWIHTDYSNISPDRNIDLEVWDKFDSIVGVSEKCVATFLKLYPSLKKKCVVVENITSPEFIRKMSEEQVSEEFEKDKFNLLTVARFSHAKGIDQGVEAIRLLRDRGINNIKWYIVGYGGDENKIRELITRYSLENMIEILGKRDNPYPYMKMCDLYMQPSRYEGKAVTVVEAQILAKPILITNYPTAHSQVVGEVDGEICELSIEGIANGIEKFYRDRELLERYRSNCEDRNYENKEELKKLYKVFE